The Amycolatopsis mongoliensis genome includes a window with the following:
- a CDS encoding type VII secretion target, whose protein sequence is MTDVELSTDLTAHAKQLDAIGDGLQQAVDAANQVSMPTDAYGILCQPFRMLLDPVEQYGIDALKDAVQAMTAVSGKVREAAAAYHKYESGVADDLNKSAGGA, encoded by the coding sequence ATGACGGATGTGGAACTCAGCACCGACCTGACGGCGCACGCGAAGCAGCTCGACGCCATCGGCGACGGGCTGCAGCAGGCCGTCGACGCGGCGAACCAGGTCAGCATGCCGACCGACGCGTACGGCATCCTCTGCCAGCCGTTCCGGATGCTGCTCGACCCGGTCGAGCAGTACGGGATCGACGCGCTCAAGGACGCCGTGCAGGCGATGACCGCCGTCTCCGGCAAGGTCCGCGAAGCCGCGGCGGCCTACCACAAGTATGAGTCCGGCGTCGCCGACGACCTCAACAAGTCCGCGGGCGGTGCGTGA